The Methanooceanicella nereidis genome window below encodes:
- a CDS encoding DNA double-strand break repair nuclease NurA translates to MLDNIDRSANDRLPRYSGCRVYEEGPFVRKSENRFQNRKQATDWALSILKGKAVAAVDGSQIFPSREISISIGLAQACMVVNRHKDGGAYDLSSIMSIVVPGDFEKLGSNFSYSQAPVSLKRFELECERIAEFMTSEPGSLIFLDGSIVLSFINQVDERLRERYISAMVKVLDTSEKTRTPVAAFTDLSLNRDIVTFMQKYFRLQYNPYLKDVHLIKRVLEWGDRTRVFLSDRDDRSGKDNLSVLDRYGEYRNSVAFFYLQTSGELPSKVEIPEWCCREGLTDSIADIVRAESIIRPGYPDIIHRAHEFAKISQSENELFNGMLESFAAQNDIRLYRSAKEFNKQLGMKR, encoded by the coding sequence ATGCTAGATAACATCGACAGGTCCGCAAACGATAGGCTCCCGCGTTATTCCGGTTGCAGGGTCTATGAGGAAGGGCCGTTCGTAAGGAAGTCCGAAAACAGATTCCAGAACAGGAAGCAGGCAACCGACTGGGCGCTAAGCATTCTTAAGGGTAAAGCGGTGGCGGCGGTCGACGGCAGCCAGATATTCCCTTCAAGAGAGATATCAATATCGATAGGTCTGGCACAGGCATGCATGGTCGTGAACAGGCATAAGGACGGAGGAGCCTATGACCTGTCCTCAATAATGTCGATAGTTGTTCCGGGCGATTTTGAGAAGCTCGGCAGTAACTTTTCCTATTCGCAGGCACCCGTATCTCTAAAGCGGTTCGAGCTCGAATGCGAGCGCATAGCAGAGTTCATGACATCGGAGCCGGGCTCGCTGATCTTTCTGGACGGCTCGATCGTTCTTTCTTTTATCAACCAGGTCGATGAAAGGCTGCGAGAGAGATATATCAGCGCAATGGTGAAAGTGCTCGATACTTCCGAAAAGACGCGGACACCAGTGGCAGCGTTCACCGACCTGTCGCTGAACAGGGATATCGTCACGTTCATGCAGAAATATTTCCGGCTGCAATATAACCCGTATCTAAAAGACGTTCACCTCATCAAACGTGTGCTGGAGTGGGGTGACAGGACGCGGGTGTTTTTATCGGACCGTGATGACAGGTCCGGGAAAGATAATCTATCAGTCCTTGACCGTTACGGAGAATACCGTAATTCCGTGGCATTCTTCTACTTACAGACAAGCGGAGAGCTTCCGTCGAAGGTCGAGATCCCCGAATGGTGCTGCAGGGAAGGGCTGACCGACAGTATAGCAGACATCGTACGGGCCGAATCCATAATACGCCCCGGATACCCGGACATCATCCACAGGGCACATGAATTCGCGAAAATCAGCCAGAGCGAGAACGAGCTATTCAATGGCATGCTGGAATCGTTCGCGGCACAGAATGATATAAGGTTATATAGAAGCGCTAAAGAATTTAATAAGCAACTGGGGATGAAGCGATGA
- a CDS encoding ATP-binding protein, producing the protein MKPIGIVRDVEENDVNFISSIKLKSGDFVIYRDRWVDNERPVLCRVNYARSLRTYPDEFIMNSDISPAQILEFSGMDADDYSKYLITASVIGYFNEAFKEFRHPRTMPDSGESIYPADNNSLKDICKIGYGSKGSAFIGTIPGSDVPVAISVKDVVSQHLSVIAATGSGKSYTVGVILEELMKPDNRAAVMVVDPHGEYTTLSGMQNSQEFRQDDYRPSVKIFRKNNIRLKVSELDIEDFLGMLGLTEKMEAFFVKAYYNLPDNRNFKKTDLKREIEMLADSTNESTIKGIIWRFERAMRSSIFDDYQHTPLQELFNVGQLSILDVSGLGQGEQQLITSVLLRRLFDAREGTVNQHYEEGKEKEKYLPYPVFVVLEEAHRFAPQNGEAKSKSILKTILSEGRKFGIGVCMVSQRPSKLDSDSLSQCMTQVTMKIINPVDQNQIASSIESMSSEILNDLPALSKGEAIVSGVAINTPVLVRIRQRITDHGGISRDAPEEWAAQWKKKMENGKIPALNRKDYKLF; encoded by the coding sequence ATGAAACCCATAGGCATCGTACGCGACGTTGAAGAGAACGACGTTAACTTCATCTCATCCATAAAACTAAAGTCAGGCGATTTTGTCATATACAGGGATAGATGGGTGGATAATGAACGCCCGGTGCTATGCAGGGTAAACTATGCGAGATCGCTGAGGACATACCCTGACGAGTTCATTATGAACAGCGATATCAGCCCCGCGCAAATACTGGAGTTTAGCGGGATGGATGCCGACGACTATAGCAAATACCTTATAACGGCATCTGTCATAGGTTATTTTAACGAGGCTTTCAAAGAGTTCAGGCATCCGCGCACTATGCCGGATAGCGGCGAATCGATATATCCTGCAGATAATAACTCACTAAAGGACATTTGCAAGATAGGGTACGGATCAAAAGGCTCGGCGTTCATCGGGACCATTCCGGGCTCAGACGTGCCGGTCGCGATCAGCGTTAAGGACGTCGTAAGCCAGCATTTAAGCGTCATAGCGGCCACCGGGAGCGGTAAAAGCTATACCGTAGGCGTCATCCTGGAAGAGCTGATGAAGCCGGACAACAGAGCGGCAGTGATGGTAGTCGACCCTCACGGAGAGTATACGACCCTTTCAGGTATGCAAAACTCGCAGGAGTTCAGGCAGGATGATTACCGGCCGTCAGTAAAGATATTCAGGAAAAATAATATCAGGCTGAAGGTAAGCGAGCTTGACATTGAGGACTTTTTAGGTATGCTAGGCCTTACAGAAAAAATGGAGGCTTTTTTCGTAAAGGCATACTACAACCTGCCTGATAACAGGAACTTTAAAAAGACAGACCTTAAACGCGAGATCGAGATGCTGGCAGACAGCACGAACGAGTCCACGATAAAGGGAATAATATGGAGATTCGAAAGGGCGATGAGAAGCTCCATTTTTGACGATTACCAGCATACCCCTCTTCAGGAGCTATTTAACGTCGGGCAATTATCCATACTTGACGTCAGCGGCCTTGGCCAGGGGGAGCAGCAGCTGATAACATCGGTGCTGCTTCGCAGGCTGTTCGACGCGAGAGAAGGCACAGTGAACCAGCATTACGAAGAAGGCAAAGAGAAGGAAAAATACCTTCCATATCCTGTGTTCGTCGTACTCGAAGAAGCCCACAGGTTCGCTCCGCAGAACGGAGAGGCGAAATCAAAGTCGATACTTAAGACGATACTATCCGAAGGCCGTAAATTCGGCATTGGCGTATGCATGGTCTCACAGAGGCCTTCAAAACTTGACAGCGACTCGCTATCGCAATGCATGACACAGGTCACGATGAAGATCATCAACCCGGTTGACCAGAACCAGATAGCGTCAAGCATCGAGAGTATGAGCAGCGAAATATTGAACGACCTTCCCGCACTGTCAAAAGGCGAGGCCATAGTATCGGGAGTTGCGATAAATACTCCGGTCCTGGTACGCATAAGGCAAAGGATCACGGACCATGGCGGGATAAGCAGGGATGCCCCGGAAGAATGGGCGGCGCAATGGAAGAAAAAAATGGAAAATGGCAAGATACCTGCATTGAACAGGAAAGATTACAAGTTATTTTAA